CTATCATTAAGACGAAGCATCGACCTAGGAAAACTAGTGCCGGCTACAACTTAAACAGTCTATTCATTGGCAGTGAAGGTACTTTAGGAATCATAACTGAGGCTACTTTGAAGTTATATGTAAAGCCCAAAATTGAGAGAGTGGCAGTTGTTCCTTTCAATTCCATACAAGATGCAGCCAATGCAGTTAACAGTTTCTTGTTGCATGGTATGCAATTGAATGCTATAgaattgttggatgatAAAATGATGGAGTGCATCAACAAAACTGGAGAAACTACCAGAAAATGGACAGAAAAACCAACccttttcttgaaaattgGCGGCCCCAATTCAGATGTGGTACTGTCACTTGTTGATCAGGTCAAACAATTAAGCAGTGAACAAAATAGTACTGACTTCCAGTTTGCAACCAGCGACGATGAGACCACCGAATTGTGGTCTGCACGAAAAGTGGCCTTATGGTCCACCATCAACCAAGGAAAGTTGGTAGATCCCTCAATTCAGCTTTGGACAACAGATGCGGCTGTCCCCGTGTCACGGCTTCCCCAGTttttggaagaaaccaagaatGATATCGATTCTCATGGGTTGCAAAACACCTTAGTTGCGCATATCGGTGATGGAAATGCTCATAGTTTCATTCTTTATAAGCCAGAACAAAGGAGTGTTGCTGAGGAGGTTGTTGACAACATGGTCAGACGGGCTATTCTGTACGAAGGTACATGTACTGGAGAACACGGGATTGGGTTGGGAAAAAGACAGTTTCTATTGGAAGAGGTGGGAGAGGATGCTGTGGACCTCATGAGAAACATTAAGGTTCATGTAGATCCTCTCAGAATAATGAACCCTGATAAAATCTTTAAAATCGACCCCCTGGAAATAAGATCTCACTAGTTAGTTAATATAGTAGTaggtggctgcaaaaaaaatcCTTCTCAGAGGACCTCGAAATTTAGAAATGAATAATTCGCGTCTTGATAAATTTCTTTAGCGACCATGGAGCACCAAGATCAAAATATAATAAATCTTAAGACGATATCGAGACTCTTCCATGAGCTCGCCTTCAATAAAGAAAATACCAGACTAAGTCAAAAGACTCTTCAATTGTCTGCTCAGTATatcaatctcttcatcaGAGAAGGTATTCTCCGATCCAACGATGAGAGGTTATCAGATGGTGATAGATTGAGCCATGTGGATGGAATAgacaacttggaaactaTCAGAGGTAATGAAGGcgaagaagtggaagagGAGGTTCCCGATATTACCCtcaatgaagatgacaTACAATCCAATCCAAATACTCAGTATACCTCTAATGAGCCACCAGCTGATGGAGACAATGATACCTTGGATGTCAGGCACTTATCAAAGATCGCGGGAGTGTTGTTACTAGACTTCTGACCTTCAATAGCCCAGACATATACTGTTCCTATTTAATATACATGTACACAGCCGAACTACGATGATACAATAGGGAATTCCCCTAAATTGACAACGTACCAAACACCACAACTAAGTGTTTTCTTGGACAAACCTTTCTCTTTGATAATTTCCGGAAGTCTTGATTGGAGTGTAAGGAATATTGGTATTTTGAGTGCTCCCAACATAGTAGGTTTGCTACCTATAGATACTTCTAGTGGGATCAGGCACCAATTGTCATTTCGATCCACTAACGAGTCTGTTACATCTAGAGAAGTATCAGCATTTCGGTTGGAGTTCAACTTACCTAACCGCATCACTAGTTCTGCTCTACTTAACTTCGTTTCTCTGGTCAAATAAGGGGTGGGAATGCCTCTTATTATGTGGTCTTTCGGGTGGAGGCCACCAATCTTGATATCAGAAACAGGAATCGTTGCGTTAATTGAAGCCAGATCCAGCTGGTACTCATGGGGAACTGAAAGGTTGATATCGACCAGGAAGGGAAGTGGATTGATAATGTTCACTAAAAACGTATATGATTTTCCCGATACAAGATTTTCCTGAAATTCTTTGTTGATAATGGGAGATACACCCAATATAGGCAAGTAGTCATTGGCATTCCATTTTTCCTCAAACTTGGTGGATAGTAAATCGTCAGAAGGAACCAAAAGATTATGGCTGCAATCGCAACACCTTTGTGCGTTACGTGAAGTTAAACACATCGGATTAGGAAACATACTGGCTGGTGGCCGGACGATATTATTGTTCATGTATGTGCTGAAAAGTGATACATTCGAGTGCATTTGCtgattcttgatgataCGTTGGTTATCTATCTGTGCAACATCCTCATATTCGTCAATTGGTTCAGGTTTGATCGAACTTAACAATAATTGCAACTTATCCAACTGGCTGAAGTCGTTTTGTTCAGGAACTGTCAAGTCCATCTGTTCCAACTTCTTAATAAGATCAATAGAAGCACCTTTATACTTGTGGCCCTTCTTAATGTCTTTCACCAACTGTGCATTTAAAATCTCCAACTTAGCCCGGTTCTTATAGAGCTCTATTGACGTCAGAAAGAGCAGGCTTAGTTCATTGGACTCATGGTACTCGGACTTTACAATATCGAATATTGACTTGGGTTTGGTAATGACATCAGTTCCATAGACGAAATCACAGCCTGTACACACGAAATTGAATTCTTTACCCACAACACCATTGACTTCTCGATCGGACAACAGAACCGTCAACATGCTTGCACATAACGGACACGTGGAACAGTTCAGGCAGTGGATGGCGTCTGTATTGGAATAATCTCTCATACAATTGGCACAGaatttcttcgtcatctgCGACTGGATACAATACTTGCATTTGGGCACCTGGCATGAAGGGCAAAAAGATAGGTCATGGATGGAGTGGCATCTCTTCAGATTCTCGATTACTTCGGTGTACGTAGCTTGTCGCAGGGAACACAGACAATATATATGTGAATTGGCATATACTTTAGACATACAGCATCAAGTCGCGAAACAATTCCAAAATTGAATCGCTAACAATTAGCCCCACCAAAATTAAGGCACATCTCCAATCAACAAGTGGGATCGGCGTATAAACAGATGTGCATATAGGGCCCTAAAGTACATTAGATGTGACAGCTGTCCATCCGCCTCTTTATGGTGCCCGCCATGTTGGTATGCAACAGACTGCAGTGGTAATTAAATTCCTGGAGACCACATGGGCTCTTACCAGAGCGGAATTTAGGTTTGGAATTGCATTGTCCTGATTGTTTGACTTCCAACTTCCATTCAATATATAACATGAGTACAAAGTCATGTCAAACTTGCTATCAATAATGAGGGTTCTGTGGGTGTATTTGTGTTTAGACTATTTGATGGTGTCAAACGCCATCTCCAATGAACTGATCGAGAGCTCCAACGCTTTGGTTCCCAGTAAATACCTGGTGGTCAAGGGTTTTTTTGAGCAGGACGATAGTTCTACGGACAAcgatgactttgatttTATGAAAGACAATTTCGGTTTGGTTTCAGGTACCACCTGGAGTGATGTAACCTCCGAAGTTGACAAATTAAATGCCAAAAACGACAATGGCACCCAATacaagttgttcttcttcGCCAGACATGGAGAAGGCTATCATAACATCGCACCAGATAATTATTCAAGTGAAGAATGGGAATGTGTAATGCAAGAACAAGATGGAGCTGATGGTATCGAATGGTACGATGCGCTTCTCACACCTGATGGTATTTCTGAAACCCTGGATTTGCACACCTTCTGGCAAAATCAACTTTCAGGAGGAGCACCTCTTCCAGAATCGTTTTATGTCTCTCCTTTGAGAAGAACTTTGCAGACATTCAACTACACATGGAATGGGTTGATTTCCTATTCAGACCAAATTCCTCTTGTGGTTGAGAATGCTCGAGAAAAGTATGGCATTGGAACCGAAAGCAAGAGACATCCCAAATCTTACATTTCGGAAAACTATCCGTTTGCaaactttgaagatgggTTTACCGAAAACGACAAATTATGGACTACAACCAAACATGAGAAGCTGAAACATGTACGATATAGAGccgagttggtgttggatgAAATTTTCACGCTGGATAATAACACGGTGATTTCTGTCACCACGCATTCAGGAACAATCAGTGCATTTCTCAAGATTGTTGACCACAGGAAATGGTCGATGAAAACTGGGGAAGTTATCCCCGTAATCATCAAAGCTTCCAAGTACGAACCATACTCGAAACCTGACGTGGACGATGCGTGGAGCACCTTGCCCTCTTCCTGTGCTACGTACGTGGCAGATAATTAGATTAGTTTATTAGTTTATCTAAAGAATCGAGTAGATAAAAGAGATTTGCGAATTACAACACAACCATTTTATCACATaaagtcatcatcaccaaagtcatcatcGCCATAATCGTCCATATcctttttgaaagaaggTTGTGCGGTCTTAACAACAGGcttggccttcttcttaccagcaccaccaatgGAAGTACCTCCagatttcttcaatctggCTTCTCTTTCAGCTCTTTCCTTTTCTCTGATAACGACTGCTAAAGTAGAACTCACTTTTCTAGCACTTTC
The sequence above is drawn from the Yamadazyma tenuis chromosome 3, complete sequence genome and encodes:
- the DLD1 gene encoding D-lactate ferricytochrome c oxidoreductase (COG:C; EggNog:ENOG503NUBF; CAZy:AA4) codes for the protein MFGMNRRSSRVLRGVSMGSLQSNCKRFNSTVSPKPTSQGVLLKTLIFTTGSVFGAFLYQKEEQRQTLNTNSTLKLSELQPPKYANQTELNQAISEVRQVFKTSTPDLEDESLVVNNSEEERSSHADTYFSSYHPEKHEKPQYIVYPRSTQEVSEVMKIFHKYRVPVVPISGKSSLEGHFVNTRCGVCLDISLMDNVIELNKNDLDMRVQGGVGWETLHDYLDDYNLLFPIDPGPGATISGICSNNASGTNASRYGECYKNILSLTVVLADGTIIKTKHRPRKTSAGYNLNSLFIGSEGTLGIITEATLKLYVKPKIERVAVVPFNSIQDAANAVNSFLLHGMQLNAIELLDDKMMECINKTGETTRKWTEKPTLFLKIGGPNSDVVSSLVDQVKQLSSEQNSTDFQFATSDDETTELWSARKVALWSTINQGKLVDPSIQLWTTDAAVPVSRLPQFLEETKNDIDSHGLQNTLVAHIGDGNAHSFILYKPEQRSVAEEVVDNMVRRAISYEGTCTGEHGIGLGKRQFLLEEVGEDAVDLMRNIKVHVDPLRIMNPDKIFKIDPSEIRSH
- a CDS encoding uncharacterized protein (COG:S; EggNog:ENOG503P9K7); this encodes MEHQDQNIINLKTISRLFHELAFNKENTRLSQKTLQLSAQYINLFIREGILRSNDERLSDGDRLSHVDGIDNLETIRGNEGEEVEEEVPDITLNEDDIQSNPNTQYTSNEPPADGDNDTLDVRHLSKIAGVLLLDF
- the PMU1_3 gene encoding putative phosphoglycerate mutase pmu1 (EggNog:ENOG503NWTI; COG:G), which produces MRVSWVYLCLDYLMVSNAISNESIESSNALVPSKYSVVKGFFEQDDSSTDNDDFDFMKDNFGLVSGTTWSDVTSEVDKLNAKNDNGTQYKLFFFARHGEGYHNIAPDNYSSEEWECVMQEQDGADGIEWYDALLTPDGISETSDLHTFWQNQLSGGAPLPESFYVSPLRRTLQTFNYTWNGLISYSDQIPLVVENAREKYGIGTESKRHPKSYISENYPFANFEDGFTENDKLWTTTKHEKSKHVRYRAELVLDEIFTSDNNTVISVTTHSGTISAFLKIVDHRKWSMKTGEVIPVIIKASKYEPYSKPDVDDAWSTLPSSCATYVADN